CTATGATGACCCGGTCATTGAGCAATTACTGACTGACGTCGACGTCCCGATTGTGGGCGTCGGCGGCTCTTACCATTCGCCCGAGCACTATCCTCCCGTCCACTATATCGCCACCGATAACCATGCGCTGGTCGAAAGCGCGTTTCTGCATTTAAAAGAGAAAGGCGTCCATCGCTTTGCGTTCTATGGTTTACCGGCCTCCAGCGGCAAACGCTGGGCCGTTGAGCGCGAACACGCCTTTTGTCAGCTTGTCGCCCAGGAGAAATACCGCGGCGTGGTCTATCAGGGGCTGGAAACCGCGCCGGAAAACTGGCAGCACGCGCAAAACCGTCTGGCTGACTGGCTGCAGACGCTGCCGCCGCAAACCGGCATTATTGCCGTGACGGACGCCCGTGCGCGCCACGTATTGCAGGTCTGCGAACATTTGCACATTCCGGTGCCGGAAAAGCTGTGCGTGATTGGCATCGATAACGAGGAGCTGACCCGTTACCTTTCTCGCGTGGCTCTCTCTTCAGTGGCGCAGGGCACCCGACAGATGGGGTACCAGGCCGCAAAATTACTGCATCGTCTGCTGGATAACGAATCCCTGCCGCTTCAGCGCCTGCTGGTTCCCCCGGTCCGCGTGGTAGAACGTCGCTCAACGGATTACCGCTCCCTGAACGACCCGGCGGTCATCCAGGCGATGCACTTCATCCGCAACCACGCCTGCAAAGGTATCAAGGTCGATCAGGTGCTGGATTCCGTGGGTATTTCCCGTTCAAATCTGGAGAAGCGTTTTAAAGAGGAAGTGGGCGAAACCATCCATGCGGTCATTCACGCTGAGAAGCTGGAGAAAGCGCGCAGTTTGCTCATTTCCACGTCGCTGTCGATCAACGAAATCTCGCAGATGTGCGGCTATCCGTCGCTGCAGTATTTTTATTCGGTGTTCCGTAAAGAGTATGACAACACGCCGAAAGAGTATCGGGAACGCCACAGCGAAGTCATGATGTAGAAAAGAAAACGCCTTCCAGTGGAAGGCGTTATTGGGATTACATATGGGCGGCGATAAGTCGCTGGTTATCCTGGTACATCGCAAACAGGTAGTTGTTATAGCGCTGACCCTGGGTGGAATAACCTTTCAGCTTGTGGATCATCGTACTGGCCGTCACTTCCTGATCCGCTTTACGCAGCTGAGCACGCGACTTACGGAACGACGAGTAGGCCGGATGCGTGTTCAGGTTTACCACATAGGCGTTCACTGAATCCTTCACCGATTCAAACTGCGAGTAGCCCTTCACCTTACCCGGCGCATTTTTACAACGCCCCTTCACACACTTCATGCCGAAGAGGTTATTGTTGTTGCGCGCCAGCTTCGAGGTGCCCCAGCCACTTTCGGCTGCAGCCATTGTAGCAACCATGCTGCCCGGAATGATGTCGACACGCTCAAGGAGCGAGTTCCACGGCACACGACGGGTGTTACCGTTCCAGCTCACCTTGTAGCGCTTTGCGATATCTTTCAGGCGCGCGCGCTCGGACGGCGTCCAGCGGCTATCGTACTGTTTGGCGATCAACCAGTTACGATCTGCCGTAATCGCGGCGTTTTGACTTGTGATGTAAGGCATTACCGTCCGGAGAAACGCTTTTTTCCTTGGTGTTCCGGAAGGGTATTTTCGCAAATCAGGAAGTGAACTACTCTTTGCACTATTGCGAGAATACTCTTGTTTACTGCTAACCTTACTACTTGTCGTCTTTATTACGTGGGCTTTCTTACTCGTTGTATCCGTGTGCGTCTTCGCAAGCACCCCACCCGAAAATGTCGTGGTGAGTAACATGAGTATCGCGGCCCCATATCGTCGAATGGGAGTCGATATCATTAGGTCTCCTGGTCGGATATAAACATTCCAACACCTTATTTTTTTCACAAATTTGAGAGCGGAATCTCAAATCATATCAAAAATAGACTTCAAGAGCACGTATAGAAATAGTCCAATTCCGAAACTATGTCACCTGAAACGTGCTCATTTAAACATCAATTCTGAAAATTTGTGTGCGTTCTCGCAGATAACTGCCTAATTTTGCGCGGGATCACTCATCCTCTTACGTCATCCTTGCAGAAAGCGCCGGGGGATGAGTTTTTACCCAACACCTGATGGCACACTGGTCAAAAATGCCGCGACAGGAAAATGGAATGAAACGCACCGCACTGGCTTTTCTGATGTTACCCGCACTGGCACATGCCGACTGGTCATCACCGGGATTTAGCGCCTTTAGCGCCGAAGGCACCGGCGTGTTCACCAGCCAGGCAAAGCTTGCGAAGGGTACGCGCCCTTTGACAGTGAGTTTTGACAACACGTGCTGGCAGCCAACAGAAGCGATAAAACTCAACGAGATGCTGTCGCTCAAACCGTGTGACGGCACGCCGCCGCAGTGGCGTCTGTTCCGCGACGGAGAGTACCAGATGCGTGTTGATACCCGATCCGGCACGCCAACCCTGATGCTGACCATCAAGAGCACAGCAGAACAGCCGGTGGCAGACGTTATCCGCCAGTGTCCAAAATGGGACGGAAAACCGCTGACGCTGGAGGTGGGGAATACGTTCCCGGAAGGCTCCGTGGTGCGAGATTTCTACAGCAAACAAACCGCGACGGTACAACAGGGAAAAATTACCCTTCAGCCTGCCGCCAACAGCAACGGCCTGCTGCTGCTTGAGCGCGCCGAAACCGACAAACCCGCGCCGTTTAGCTGGCAAAACGCTACCGTCTATTTCGTACTAACCGACCGCTTTGTGAATGGCGACCCCACCAACGACAACAGCTATGGTCGCCATAAAGATGGGATGCAGGAGATTGGTACCTTCCACGGCGGCGATCTGAAAGGGCTTGCGAGCAAGCTTGATTATCTGCAACAACTGGGGGTAAACGCACTCTGGATAAGTTCCCCGCTTGAGCAGATCCACGGCTGGGTCGGCGGTGGCACCAAAGGGGATTTCCCCCACTATGCTTACCACGGCTACTACACGCAGGACTGGACAAAGCTTGATGCCAACATGGGCACCGAAGATGATTTACGTCATCTCGTCGATGAAGCGCACAAGCGCGGCATCCGCATTCTGTTCGATATCGTCATGAACCACGCGGGTTACGCGACGCTTGCCGACATGCAGGAGTACCAGTTTGGCGCGCTCTATCTGCAGGGTGATGAGCTGAAGAAAACGCTGGGTGAACGCTGGACGGACTGGAAGCCGGGCACAGGTCAAAGCTGGCACAGCTTTAATGATTACATTAACTTCAGCGATAAAGCCGCATGGGAAAAATGGTGGGGTAAAAAATGGATCCGCACCGATATTGGTGATTACGACAACCCAGGCTTTGACGACCTGACCATGTCGCTGGCGTTTTTACCCGACCTGAAAACGGAATCCACCACGCCATCCGGTTTGCCGAACTTCTATCAACACAAGGCCGATACCCATGCCAAAGCTATCCCGGGATACACCCCGCGAGATTACCTGACGCACTGGCTGAGCCAGTGGGTACGCGAGTATGGTATTGACGGTTTCCGTGTTGATACGGCAAAACACGTTGAGCTGGCGGCCTGGCAGCAGTTGAAGGACCAGGCAAGCCAGGCGCTGGCGGCCTGGAAAGGTGCTCACCCGGACAAAAAACTCGACAATGCGCCGTTCTGGATGACGGGTGAATCCTGGGGCCACGGGGTCATGCAGAGCGATTATTACCGCCACGGCTTCGATGCGATGATTAACTTCGATTATCAGGAGCAGGCGGCAAAAGCGGTGAACTGCCTGGCCGATATCGATCTGACCTGGCAGCAGATGGCGGAAAAACTGCAAACCTTTAACGTCCTGAGCTATCTCTCTTCGCATGACACCCGCCTGTTCCGCGAAGGGGGCCAGCGCGCGGCAGAACTGCTGCTGTTAGCGCCAGGCAGCGTACAAATCTATTATGGGGATGAATCAGAGCGTCCGTTTGGGCCGACGGGTTCCGATCCTCTGCAGGGAACACGCTCGGATATGAACTGGCAGGATGTGACGGGCAAACAGGCGTTAACCGTCGCCCACTGGCAAACGCTGGGTCAGTTCCGCGCCCGCCATCCGGCGATAGGTGAAGGCAAGCAAACCACGCTTTCGCTGAAAGAGGGGTATGGATTCTTACGGGAACATGATGGTGATAAGGTGATGGTCGTCTGGGCGGGGAATCAATAGCCCCTCACCCTAACCCTCTCCCCAAGGGGCTGAGGGATCCCCAGTAATTTTTTACCAAAAGCGACGAATGTTATTTCAGGAAAATGAATGATTTACAGCGACGCCCTGGTCCGGCTGTAAATCGCTGAGGCGTTTCCTGCAGGCCGGGGCGAGGCGCATGGATGCGCCGAGAGGGCGGCTTTACAGGGACGTTACCTCCGCCCGTCCCCGATAAGCCGGAAGGAATAAGCCGAGGGCACCGCGAAGCGGCGATTTACCGCCGGGAGCCCGGGTCGCCAGGGCGGTGGCGATTGAGCCGCCCTGGCACGTTCACAAGTCATGCCGTTACAGAGTAGCAAGGAACATAAAGTGAACGGAATGACCTCTACAGCCATATGTTCCCCCTCACCCCAGCCCTCTCCCTCAAGGGAGAGGGAGTTCTCCGTGCAGGCATTATTTTGTGGGGAACCCTCAGCCCCAAGGGGAGAGGGGAACTCAACAGAACTATTCACTACAAAAATCCACACCCGCCACATAAAACCACAAATCCGACCACACCAGCCGATTTGCACCAGCACGGTGCTAGCGTTATGGTTACCCACTTTCAAAACAAGCTCGACAGATCACCTGCTATGACGTTTTCACTTTTCGGCGACAAATTTACCCGCCATTCAGGCATTACCCGCCTGATGGAGGACCTCAACGACGGGCTGCGCACACCGGGCGCGATCATGCTCGGCGGCGGAAACCCGGCTCAAATCCCGGAGATGAATACCTATTTCCAGACGCTGCTCGCTCAGATGCTGGAAAACGGCAAAGCAACCGATGCGCTTTGCAATTACGACGGCCCACAGGGTAAAACCGAACTGCTGAAACTCCTCGCCGATATGCTGCGTGAAGAGCTGGGTTGGGATATCGAACCGCAGAATATTGCACTAACAAACGGCAGCCAGAGCGCGTTTTTCTACTTGTTTAACCTGTTCGCAGGACGTCGCGCCGACGGCACCACCAAAAAAGTGCTGTTCCCGCTGGCCCCGGAGTATATCGGCTACGCCGATTCGGGTCTGGAAGAGGATCTGTTCGTCTCCGCGCGCCCGAATATTGAGCTGCTGCCGGAAGGCCAGTTCAAATACCACGTCGATTTTGAACATCTGCACATTGGTGAAGAGACGGGCATGATCTGCGTATCACGTCCCACCAACCCAACGGGCAACGTCATCACCGACGATGAGCTGATGAAGCTGGATGCGCTGGCAAATCAGCATGGCATCCCGCTGGTGATCGATAACGCCTATGGCGTGCCGTTCCCGGGTATTATCTTTAGCGAAGCACGTCCGCTGTGGAACCCGAACATCGTCCTGTGTATGAGCCTTTCCAAGCTCGGCCTGCCGGGCAGCCGCTGCGGGATCATCGTCGCCAATGAAAAAATCATCACCGCCATTACCAACATGAACGGCATTATCAGCCTTTCTCCTGGCGGTATTGGCCCGGCGATGATGTGCGAAATGATTAAACGCAACGATCTGCTGCGCCTGTCTAATGACGTGATTAAGCCGTTCTACTATCAGCGCGTTCAGGAGACGATTGCCATTCTTCGCCGCTATTTACCGGAAGAACGCTGCCTGATCCACAAACCTGAAGGGGCGATTTTCCTGTGGTTGTGGTTTAAAGATCTGCCGATCACCACCGAGCTGCTTTACCAGCGCCTGAAGAAGCGAGGCGTATTGATGGTGCCGGGTGATTACTTCTTCCCGGGGCTGGACAAGCCGTGGCCGCATACGCATCAATGTATGCGCATGAACTACGTGCCCGATCCGGAAAAAATCGAAGCCGGGGTAAAAATTCTCGCCGAAGAGATTGAGTTCGCCTGGCGCGAAGACGCCCAGTAAGAACCTACGCCAGATGACGCAACCGTTCGGTGCGTAATCTGGCGGGATCGACACAGCTCAGCGCGTGGGTCGGACAGGCTTCCACACAGGCCGGTCCCTCCGCGCGATGCGCGCATAAATCGCATTTCAGCGCCTGAAGCGTATTTCCTGCCCACTGCACCTGCATCGCCCCAAACGGGCACGCCACCATACAGCGTTTACACCCAATACAGCGCGCCTGTTCAACCTGCCAGGCCCCCTCGCCACGGCGAATCGCCTGCGTCGGACAGACATTCGCGCAAGGGGCATCTTCACACTGATGGCAACCCACCGCCGTGGTGAAAGCGTCCCCTTTGATTACCCGAATGCGGGGCGTAAAGGCGTCTGCTGAGATGGCGTCCTGATGCGACACGACACACGCCACTTCGCAGGTGCGACAGCCAATGCATTTTGCCGAATCCGCCATGATGAACCGGTTCATCTGTTATCCCTCGCGCACGGTAAAACCCAGCTCTCTGGAGATCGCGTCCGCCGTTTCACGCAGCGGTGTGAGCAGATTTTTTTCGCCAATCTGCTTCATGCGGGAGGTCGACAGCGAAATTGAGATCGCATACGGCACGCGGCCATGAATATCAAACACCGGCACCGCAATACAGGAGACCCCCAGTTCGTTCTCTTCTTTGTCCATCGCCATGCTGTGCTCACGGATTTCCGCCAGCTCGTCATACATCGCGCTCAGTTCGGTGATGGTGTTGCGGGTCAGCGGCTGGATCTGATCCTGGTGGCTTTCCCAGTAGCTCGCCACATAATCCTGGTGACCGAATGCCATGTAGATCTTACCCATTGCCGAGCAGTAAAGCGGCATATGCTGGCCGATATAGGCGCGCGTGCGCAGCATACCGGTGGTCGGCTCAAGCTTGTAGATCAGGATCGCGTGATCGTCTTCGCGGCTGGAGAAGTTCACCGTCTCGCCGGTGGCGATATTCAGCGACTCAAGATGCGGAGCAGCCACGTGGATGATGTTCAGCGACGACAGCGCCTTTTGCCCGACGGCGATAAATTTGGTGGTCAGGCGATAGCTGCCCGCCGCCGGTGCCGGGGTGACGTACCCGCACGACTGCAATCCCTGCAGTAACCGGTGCACGGTGCTTTTATTCAGCCCGGCCAGTTCCGATAAATGGGCCAGAGGACAGCCGTTCGGATAGTTACTGAGGATCTCAATCAGCATCAGACCGCGAAACAAGCTCTGGCTACCAGCTGGCCTCTCTTTTTCTTGCGTCATGTCGCTCTCTTTCATGCTCATCCCATGGCTCCTTTTTATCGCGCCCTGATGGTAGCGCAAAGTGTGGTTCAGTTCACGATCTCAACAGAAAAAACACAACCAGTTGATTTTAATCGATTTTGAAAAACATGAATGTCGTTGATCTGGCAAAATTTGATCGCTATATTTGAAATCAGATTTCGCATAGTGAAATTTAGCGATAAAAAAGCACTCGCACTTGCCCCTACGAAGAACAGGAGAACAGGGATGAAAGTGACATTCGAAGAGTTGAAAGCAGCGTTCAATCGGGTTCTGCTTGATCGCGGTGTAAAAGCAGACACGGCGGACGCCTGCGCGGAGATGTTTGCCCGCACCACGGAATCTGGCGTCTATTCCCACGGTGTGAACCGCTTCCCGCGTTTTATTCAGCAACTGGACGCGGGCGACATCCTTCCTGATGCCCAGCCAAAACGGGTGACCACCTTAGGGGCCATCGAACAGTGGGATGCCCAACGCGCCATCGGTAACCTGACGGCGAAAAAAATGATGGATCGCGCCACCGAACTGGCCTCCGATCACGGTATCGGTCTGGTTGCGCTGCGTAACGCTAACCACTGGATGCGCGGGGGCAGCTACGGCTGGCAAGCCGCAGAGAAGGGCTACATCGGGATCTGCTGGACCAACTCTATTGCGGTGATGCCCGCGTGGGGCTCAAAAGAATGTTGCATCGGCACCAACCCGCTGATCGTGGCGATCCCCTCCTCCCCAATCACCATGGTCGATATGTCGATGTCGATGTTCTCCTACGGCATGCTGGAAGTGAACCGACTGGCCGGACGCACGTTACCGGTCGACGGCGGATTCGACGACGAGGGTAATCTGACCAAAGAGCCTGGCGTGATTGAGAAAAACCGCCGCATTCTGCCGATGGGCTACTGGAAAGGTTCCGGCTTATCGATTGTGCTCGACATGATCGCCACCCTGCTCTCTAACGGCGCCTCCGTGGCGGAAGTCACCCAGGACAACAGCGACGAGTATGGCGTGTCGCAGATTTTTATCGCCATCGAGGTCGACCGCCTGATCGACGGCCCAACCCGCGATGCCAAACTGCAGCGCATCATGGACTTCATCACCACCGCCGAGCGGTCTGACGAAAACGTCGCTGTCCGTCTGCCGGGGCATGAATTTACGCGACTGCTTGAAGAGAACCGCCGCAACGGCATCACCATTGACGACAGCGTGTGGGCGAAAATCCAGGCGCTGTAAGGAGTGGGCCATGATATTCGGACATATTTCGCAGCCCAATCCGTGCCGCCTGCCGCAGGCGATTGAAAAAGCACTCGATTTTCTGCGCACCACGGATTTCACCGCCCTGGAGCCGGGCGTGGTGGAGATTGACGGACGGAACCTCTTTGCCCAGGTCATCGACCTGACCACCAAAGAGCAGCATGAGAATCGCCCCGAAGTTCATCGCCGCTATCTCGATATTCAATTTCTGGCGTGGGGTGAAGAAAAAATCGGTATTGCTATCGATACCGGAAATAACAAAATCAGCGAATCATTACTGGAACAACGGGATATTATTTTTTATCACAACAGTGAAAATGAATCGTTTATTGAAATGGTACCTGGCAGTTATGCCATATTTTTCCCGCAGGATGTACACCGTCCTGCCTGTATTAAAAACAAGGAAGCTGCAATTCGTAAAATTGTGGTGAAAGTGGCAATCAGCGAATTAGATTAATTTTCTGATAAATACAGGAACGCGAAATGACCAACACCGGGTTTATTATTGGTGCGTACCCCTGCGCACCCTCGTTTCACCAGAAAGGGGAACAAGAAGAACAGGCCTTCTGGCGGGAGCTTTCCGACACGCCTCACATCCGTGGGCTGGAACAACCGTGCCTGGAAAACCTGCATCCGTTTGGTGATGAATGGCTGTTCCGCCATACGCCTGGAGACTGGCAAATCGTCGTTACGGCCGTGATGGAAACCATGCGTCGCCGTGGTACCAACGGCGCATTTGGGCTGGCGTCTGCTGACGAAGAACAGCGTAAAGCGTGTGTGGAATATTACCGCCATCTGCAGCAAAAGATTGCTGCGGTTAACGCCCGTTTTCCGGGAAAGGTGATCGCTCTGGAAATGCAGGCAGCACCGCAGGCGGGCAAAGGTTCTGTCGAACAAGCCACGGAGGCATTCGCGCGCTCCATCCGCGACATCACGCGCTGGGAGTGGGACTGCGATCTGGTGCTTGAACACTGCGATGCCATGACCGGTCCCGCACCGCGTAAGGGATTTTTACCCTTAGAGCAGGTGCTGGAGGTGATAAAAGAGACGGATATCAGCGTCTGTATCAACTGGGCGCGCTCAGTCATTGAAGGGCGCAACACCACGCTTCCGCTTGAGCACGTTCAGACCGCCCTTCAGGCCGGAAAACTGGCCGCGCTGATGTTCTCCGGCACCACCACTCGCGGAGCGTACGGTGAATGGCAGGATCTGCACGCGCCGTTTTCATCGTACTGTGCCGACAGTTTGATGACCACTGAACATGCAAAAGCACTCTTTACTGCGGCGAGCGCCGCAACATTGAAATTTTCCGGTATTAAATTACTGGAAATAAATGCTAATGCTGATATCAGCCATCGCATCGCTATTTTGCGCGACGGCATTAGCCAAATGAAAAAAGCAACGCAATAACAATAAAAAAATCTTATTCCGGTTACCTACACTGAGATATTAAATATGAATACGTCTACTCAAGCTCTACATGCGGACATTCCGCGCCAGCGCTGGCTAAGAATTATTCCCCCAATTCTTATCGCCTGCATTATTTCTTATATGGACCGTGTGAATATTGCTTTTGCCATGCCCGGTGGTATGGATGAAGAGTTAGGTATTTCTGCCACCATGGCAGGCCTGGCGGGTGGGATCTTCTTTATTGGCTATCTGTTTTTGCAGGTGCCTGGCGGCAAGATTGCCGTTCATGGCAGCGGGAAGAAATTTATCGGCTGGTCGCTGGTCGCCTGGGCGGTGATTTCGGTCCTGACCGGACTCGTCACCAGCCAGTATCAACTGTTGGTGCTGCGTTTCTTACTCGGGGTAGCGGAAGGCGGGATGCTGCCGGTTGTGCTGACGATGATCAGTAACTGGTTCCCTGACGCCGAACGCGGTCGCGCCAATGCGATTGTAATTATGTTCGTCCCCATTGCCGGGATCATCACCGCCCCCCTGTCGGGCTGGATTATTACCGCACTCGACTGGCGCTGGCTGTTCATCATTGAAGGGCTGATGTCCATCGTTGTACTGGTGCTGTGGGCCTTCACGGTGTACGACCGCCCGCAGGAAGCACGCTGGATTTCTGAAGCGGAAAAAAACTATCTGGTTAAAACCCTGGCCGCAGAACAGCAGGCCATTGCCGGTAAAGCGGTGAAAAACGCCTCGCTGAGCGCGGTGCTGTCCGACAAAACCATGTGGCAGCTGATTGCCCTGAACTTCTTCTACCAGACCGGCATTTACGGTTACACCCTCTGGCTACCCACCATTCTCAAAGAGCTCACGCACACCAGCATCGGCCAGGTAGGCGTGCTCGCGATCCTGCCTTATATCGGGGCCATTGCGGGTATGTTCCTCTTCTCTTCGCTCTCTGACCGTACCGGTAAGCGCAAGCTGTTTGTCTCCCTGCCGCTGATTGGTTTTGCGCTCTGCATGTTCCTCTCCGTGGCGCTGAAAGAGCATACCTGGCTGGCCTACGCCGCGCTGGTGGGGTGTGGGTTCTTCCTGCAGTCGGCGGCGGGCGTGTTCTGGACCATTCCGGCACGCCTGTTCAGCGCGGAGATGGCAGGCGGTGCGCGGGGTGTAATTAACGCCCTGGGTAACCTCGGCGGGTTCTGTGGCCCTTATGCGGTCGGCGTGCTGATCACCTTATACAGCAAAGATGCGGGGGTTTACTGCCTGGCGGTGTCGCTGGCGCTGGCCTCGCTGCTGGCCCTGCTGCTACCGGCGAAGTGCGATGCCGGTGCGGAGCCTAATCCTACGGTGAACCCGCATAAGCGTGCGGCCTGATGCCCTCACCCCAGCCCTCTTCCACAGGGAGAGGGAGCAAGACGAGAACCCCAGCCCTCTCCCACGGGGAGAGGGAGAAAGACGAGAGAGTCAAAGATGAGTGAAAAAGAACCCTTCTGGCTGGGTATCGATTGTGGCGGTACTTATCTGAAAGCCGGTTTATACACCCGCGAGGGCAAAGAGGTCTGTATTGAACGCCGCACGGTTGCCACGCTCAGCCCGCGAGCAGGCTATGCGGAGCGGGACATGAACCAGCTGTGGCAGCAGTGTCACACCACCGTCGCTCTTCTGCTCAACAACGCCCGGGTTAGCGGCGAGCAGATCAAAGGTGTGGGCATCTCCGCCCAGGGCAAGGGGCTGTTTCTTCTCGATAAACAGGATCGTCCCCTGGGCAATGCAATGCTCTCCTCAGACCGTCGGGCACTGGACATCGTGCAGCGCTGGCAGCAGGACGGTATTCCCGAAAAGCTCTATCCGCGCACGCGACAGACGCTCTGGACCGGGCATCCGGCCTCTCTTCTGCGCTGGGTCAAAGAGAATGAGCCACAGCGCTATCAGCAGATTGGCTGCGTGATGATGGCGCACGACTACCTGCGCTGGTGCCTCACCGGCGTAAAAGGCTGCGAAGAGAGCAATATCTCTGAATCCAATCTCTACAACATGAACACCGGCCAGTACGATCCGCAGCTCACGCGCTGGCTCGGTATCAGTGAAATCGACAACGCTCTGCCACCTGTTGTCGGTTCAGCAGAAATCTGCGGGGAAATCACCGCTCAGGCTGCCGCACTTACCGGTCTCGCGGCGGGAACCCCCGTCGTTGGTGGGCTGTTTGATGTGGTTTCCACCGCGATCTGTGCCGGACTGCACGACGAACATACGCTGAACGCCGTGATGGGCACCTGGGCCGTCACCAGCGGGATTGCCAATGCGCTTCGGGACAACGAACCGTATCCCTATGTCTATGGCCGTTACGTCCACCCGCAGCAGTACATTGTCCACGAAGCCAGCCCCACCTCTTCCGGCAACCTTGAGTGGTTGACCGCCCAGTGGGGCGAGATCTCTTTTTGCGAGATCAACCACGCCGTGGCCAGCCTGCCGAAAGCCGAAAGCGATCTGTTCTTCCTGCCGTTTCTCTATGGCAGCAACGCCGGGCTGGAGATGACGAGCGGCTTCTACGGCATGCAGGCGCTGCATACTCGCGCGCATCTTTTGCAGGCAGTTTACGAAGGCGTGGTGTTCAGCCATATGACCCATCTAAACCGCATGCTCGAACGCTTTACCGACGTACAGGCACTGCGCGTCACCGGCGGCCCGACCCACTCTGACGTATGGATGCAGATGCTGGCGGATGTCAGCGGTCTGGCGATTGCGCTCCCGCAGGTGGAAGAGACTGGCTGTTCCGGCGCGGCGCTGGCCGCCCTGGTCGGCACCGGCGTTTATCCCGATTTTTACGCAGCGCAGCGCGCGCTCAGACACGACATTCGGGTCATTGAACCCGACATGCACGCCCATGCGGCCTATCAGCGCAAGTATCAGCGCTACCAGTTACTGATTTCAGCACTACAGGGCTATCACGCCCGTGTTAAGGAGCACGACCTATGAGCCGACCATTACTGCAGCTGGCGCTCGACCACACCTCACTTCAGGCTGCCCAGCGCGATGTCGCCAGGCTTTCCGATCACGTCGATATTATCGAAGCGGGCACCATTTTATGTCTGACCGAAGGGCTTAACGCCGTGCGTGCGCTACGCGAGCAGTGTCCGGGAAAAACCCTCGTGGCGGACTGGAAGGTGGCCGACGCCGGAGAAACGCTGGCAGAGCAGGCGTTTGGCGCAGGCGCGAACTGGATGACCATCATCTGCGCCG
This region of Enterobacter cloacae complex sp. R_G8 genomic DNA includes:
- the yiaK gene encoding 3-dehydro-L-gulonate 2-dehydrogenase, producing MKVTFEELKAAFNRVLLDRGVKADTADACAEMFARTTESGVYSHGVNRFPRFIQQLDAGDILPDAQPKRVTTLGAIEQWDAQRAIGNLTAKKMMDRATELASDHGIGLVALRNANHWMRGGSYGWQAAEKGYIGICWTNSIAVMPAWGSKECCIGTNPLIVAIPSSPITMVDMSMSMFSYGMLEVNRLAGRTLPVDGGFDDEGNLTKEPGVIEKNRRILPMGYWKGSGLSIVLDMIATLLSNGASVAEVTQDNSDEYGVSQIFIAIEVDRLIDGPTRDAKLQRIMDFITTAERSDENVAVRLPGHEFTRLLEENRRNGITIDDSVWAKIQAL
- a CDS encoding DUF4862 family protein; amino-acid sequence: MTNTGFIIGAYPCAPSFHQKGEQEEQAFWRELSDTPHIRGLEQPCLENLHPFGDEWLFRHTPGDWQIVVTAVMETMRRRGTNGAFGLASADEEQRKACVEYYRHLQQKIAAVNARFPGKVIALEMQAAPQAGKGSVEQATEAFARSIRDITRWEWDCDLVLEHCDAMTGPAPRKGFLPLEQVLEVIKETDISVCINWARSVIEGRNTTLPLEHVQTALQAGKLAALMFSGTTTRGAYGEWQDLHAPFSSYCADSLMTTEHAKALFTAASAATLKFSGIKLLEINANADISHRIAILRDGISQMKKATQ
- a CDS encoding FGGY-family carbohydrate kinase; translation: MSEKEPFWLGIDCGGTYLKAGLYTREGKEVCIERRTVATLSPRAGYAERDMNQLWQQCHTTVALLLNNARVSGEQIKGVGISAQGKGLFLLDKQDRPLGNAMLSSDRRALDIVQRWQQDGIPEKLYPRTRQTLWTGHPASLLRWVKENEPQRYQQIGCVMMAHDYLRWCLTGVKGCEESNISESNLYNMNTGQYDPQLTRWLGISEIDNALPPVVGSAEICGEITAQAAALTGLAAGTPVVGGLFDVVSTAICAGLHDEHTLNAVMGTWAVTSGIANALRDNEPYPYVYGRYVHPQQYIVHEASPTSSGNLEWLTAQWGEISFCEINHAVASLPKAESDLFFLPFLYGSNAGLEMTSGFYGMQALHTRAHLLQAVYEGVVFSHMTHLNRMLERFTDVQALRVTGGPTHSDVWMQMLADVSGLAIALPQVEETGCSGAALAALVGTGVYPDFYAAQRALRHDIRVIEPDMHAHAAYQRKYQRYQLLISALQGYHARVKEHDL
- a CDS encoding YhcH/YjgK/YiaL family protein, which encodes MIFGHISQPNPCRLPQAIEKALDFLRTTDFTALEPGVVEIDGRNLFAQVIDLTTKEQHENRPEVHRRYLDIQFLAWGEEKIGIAIDTGNNKISESLLEQRDIIFYHNSENESFIEMVPGSYAIFFPQDVHRPACIKNKEAAIRKIVVKVAISELD
- a CDS encoding MFS transporter, whose product is MNTSTQALHADIPRQRWLRIIPPILIACIISYMDRVNIAFAMPGGMDEELGISATMAGLAGGIFFIGYLFLQVPGGKIAVHGSGKKFIGWSLVAWAVISVLTGLVTSQYQLLVLRFLLGVAEGGMLPVVLTMISNWFPDAERGRANAIVIMFVPIAGIITAPLSGWIITALDWRWLFIIEGLMSIVVLVLWAFTVYDRPQEARWISEAEKNYLVKTLAAEQQAIAGKAVKNASLSAVLSDKTMWQLIALNFFYQTGIYGYTLWLPTILKELTHTSIGQVGVLAILPYIGAIAGMFLFSSLSDRTGKRKLFVSLPLIGFALCMFLSVALKEHTWLAYAALVGCGFFLQSAAGVFWTIPARLFSAEMAGGARGVINALGNLGGFCGPYAVGVLITLYSKDAGVYCLAVSLALASLLALLLPAKCDAGAEPNPTVNPHKRAA